In the Parasteatoda tepidariorum isolate YZ-2023 chromosome 3, CAS_Ptep_4.0, whole genome shotgun sequence genome, one interval contains:
- the LOC107455773 gene encoding uncharacterized protein: MAPMFSLRAFYFYLILICCFLEIFGRGGGRGGGGRGGGGRGSSGGFGRGGYGSYGSRSSSSSGASKGTGNYGSGSSSSFGTSRGTGNYGSGSSSSSGTSRGTGNYGTSSTMHGTDSNSNTVRIGHNFNGNSYSEKFNNRQPSSSGFDINSNYKQNNRPPIDWNYQEKQREIDESLERIKNWRLGSFDSHKYRSTYENPYGSTFKNPYETILKDLPKEQQRIFSESGLYTQKADTHNSASIPAGSLSTIRNQELKGVRFRNSRRNSVGSSRCDVRKLTNDLNISWVCTRIKKQKECTIKCIEPKKFSGIAADKYTCRHGIWTPNHVPRCI, encoded by the exons ATGGCACCAATGTTCAGCTTGCGCGcattttacttctatttaatattaatatgctGCTTTCTAGAAAT attcgGAAGAGGAGGTGGGAGAGGAGGAGGTGGAAGAGGAGGAGGTGGAAGAGGAAGCAGTGGGGGATTTGGAAGAGGAGGTTACGGAAGCTATGGATCAAGAAGTAGTAGCAGCTCTGGAGCAAGCAAGGGTACTGGTAATTATGGATCAGGAAGTAGTAGCAGCTTTGGAACAAGCAGGGGTACTGGTAATTATGGATCAGGAAGTAGTAGCAGCTCTGGAACAAGCAGGGGCACTGGTAATTATGGAACAAGTAGTACCATGCATGGAACTGATAGCAACAGCAATACAGTCCGTATAGGGCACAATTTCAATGGTAATAGCTAtagtgaaaaatttaacaaccgACAGCCCAGTAGCAGTGGCTTTGACATCAATAGTAATTACAAGCAGAACAATCGCCCACCAATAGACTGGAATTATCAGGAGAAACAGCGAGAGATAGATGAGTCGCTTGAGAGGATTAAAAACTGGAGGCTTGGGAGCTTTGATTCACACAAATATAGAAGTACTTATGAGAACCCATATGGAAGTACTTTTAAGAACCCATACGAAACTATCCTCAAGGATCTTCCTAAAGAGCAACAACGTATTTTTAGTGAATCTGGTCTTTATACCCAAAAAGCAGACACTCATAACTCTGCTTCAATTCCTGCAGGGTCCCTTTCTACAATTAGAAATCAAGAACTCAAAGGGGTACGATTTAGAAATTCCAGAAGAAACTCAGTAg GTAGCTCCAGGTGTGACGTAAGAAAGCTGACAAATGATCTAAACATCAGCTGGGTGTGCACtagaataaaaaagcaaaaggaATGCACCATAAAGTGTATTGAACCAAAGAAATTCTCTGGCATTGCTGCCGACAAATACACATGCAGACATGGAATATGGACTCCGAATCATGTTCCACGTTGTATTTAG